In Malus sylvestris chromosome 16, drMalSylv7.2, whole genome shotgun sequence, the following are encoded in one genomic region:
- the LOC126608751 gene encoding protein NSP-INTERACTING KINASE 2-like isoform X1, with amino-acid sequence MEIRTEGKALCFVAFFCFWTSATGLLSPKGVNYEVQALVSIREALKDPRGVLRNWDGTSVDPCIWNMVTCSLDGLVIGLGTPSQNLSGTLSPSIGNLTNLQLVTFQDNHITGSIPAELGRLQKLQTLDLSSNLFNGEIPSTLSHLKSLQYLRLNNNTLSGAIPSSFANMTQLAFLDMSYNNLSGPVPRFPAKTFNVVGNPLICATGKEQDCSGTTRPPLSLPSNNSTNSQAAERPRSHKIALAFASSLGCICLLILGFGFLLWWRQKHNKQIFLDVTEQHHEEVCLGNLRSFHFRELQAATHNFSSKNLVGKGGFGNVYKGYLRDGTVIAVKRLKDTNAIGGEIQFQTELEMISLAVHRNLLRLYGFCMTAKERLLVYPYMSNGSVASRLKAKPPLDWSTRKRIALGAGRGLLYLHEQCDPKIIHRDVKAANILLDDYCEAVVGDFGLAKLLDHHDSHITTAVRGTVGHIAPEYLSTGQSSEKTDVFGFGILILELISGQRALEFGKAANQKGAILDWVKKIQQEKKFDVLVGKELKNDYDPIEVEEMIQVALLCTQNLPSQRPKMSEVVRMLEGDGLAEKWEASQRAESNRCRANEFSSSERYSDLTDDSSLLAQAMELSGPR; translated from the exons ATGGAAATTAGGACGGAAGGTAAAGCTTTGTGCTTTGTGGCATTTTTCTGCTTTTGGACTTCTGCAACTGGTTTGCTTTCTCCAAAGGGTGTTAACTATGAAG TGCAAGCATTGGTGAGCATTAGAGAAGCTCTCAAGGATCCTCGCGGCGTTCTTCGAAATTGGGATGGAACTTCTGTTGATCCCTGCATCTGGAACATGGTTACTTGTTCTCTTGATGGCTTAGTCATTGGCCT GGGAACTCCAAGCCAGAATTTATCAGGCACTTTGTCACCAAGCATTGGAAACTTGACAAATCTCCAGCTTGT TACATTTCAGGATAATCATATAACAGGATCGATCCCCGCCGAGCTCGGGAGGCTCCAAAAGCTTCAAACACTTGATCTCTCCAGCAACTTGTTCAATGGAGAAATTCCCAGCACTCTATCACACCTGAAAAGCCTACAATACCT GCGGCTAAACAATAACACTCTCTCTGGGGCAATTCCTTCATCATTTGCTAATATGACCCAGCTGGCATTTCT GGACATGTCTTATAATAATTTGAGTGGTCCGGTCCCAAGGTTTCCTGCTAAAACATTCAA CGTTGTGGGAAACCCTCTGATATGTGCCACCGGAAAGGAGCAAGACTGCTCCGGCACGACACGACCGCCGCTATCTTTGCCCTCGAATAATTCAACAA ATTCTCAAGCCGCCGAGAGACCTAGGAGCCACAAAATCGCCTTAGCGTTTGCCTCGAGCCTTGGCTGCATCTGCCTTCTAATtcttggttttggtttccttcttTGGTGGAGGCAGAAACACAACAAGCAAATATTCTTAGATGTTACCG AACAACACCACGAAGAAGTTTGCCTTGGAAACCTGAGGTCGTTTCACTTCAGAGAACTTCAAGCAGCAACACACAACTTCAGCAGCAAAAACTTGGTTGGTAAGGGTGGTTTCGGGAATGTCTACAAAGGATATCTCCGAGATGGTACAGTAATAGCAGTCAAAAGGCTCAAGGACACGAATGCCATAGGTGGGGAAATCCAATTTCAGACCGAACTTGAGATGATCAGCCTCGCTGTGCACAGGAACCTCCTCCGGCTTTATGGTTTTTGCATGACAGCCAAAGAGAGGCTTTTGGTTTATCCTTACATGTCTAACGGAAGTGTTGCTTCACGTCTCAAAG CCAAGCCACCCCTGGATTGGAGTACAAGGAAAAGGATTGCATTGGGAGCTGGAAGGGGACTATTGTACTTGCATGAGCAGTGTGACCCCAAGATCATTCACCGTGATGTGAAGGCTGCGAATATTCTGCTAGATGATTACTGCGAGGCTGTTGTTGGAGATTTTGGGTTGGCAAAGCTGTTGGATCACCATGATTCACACATTACAACCGCTGTTAGGGGCACCGTGGGGCACATTGCCCCGGAGTACCTCTCAACAGGCCAGTCCTCTGAGAAGACTGATGTTTTCGGGTTTGGTATCCTCATACTCGAACTAATATCTGGACAAAGAGCTCTTGAGTTTGGGAAAGCAGCAAACCAGAAAGGGGCAATACTTGACTGG GTGAAGAAAATCCAACAGGAAAAGAAGTTTGATGTGCTGGTTGGCAAGGAACTGAAAAATGACTATGATCCAATAGAGGTCGAAGAAATGATTCAAGTAGCTCTCTTGTGCACTCAAAATCTTCCTAGCCAGAGACCAAAGATGTCTGAAGTGGTTCGAATGCTTGAAGGAGATGGACTTGCGGAGAAATGGGAGGCTTCTCAGAGAGCTGAATCTAATAGGTGCAGAGCCAATGAGTTTTCCTCCTCGGAACGGTACTCTGATCTTACCGATGACTCTTCATTGCTTGCACAAGCAATGGAGCTGTCTGGACCAAGATAA
- the LOC126608751 gene encoding protein NSP-INTERACTING KINASE 2-like isoform X2, which yields MQALVSIREALKDPRGVLRNWDGTSVDPCIWNMVTCSLDGLVIGLGTPSQNLSGTLSPSIGNLTNLQLVTFQDNHITGSIPAELGRLQKLQTLDLSSNLFNGEIPSTLSHLKSLQYLRLNNNTLSGAIPSSFANMTQLAFLDMSYNNLSGPVPRFPAKTFNVVGNPLICATGKEQDCSGTTRPPLSLPSNNSTNSQAAERPRSHKIALAFASSLGCICLLILGFGFLLWWRQKHNKQIFLDVTEQHHEEVCLGNLRSFHFRELQAATHNFSSKNLVGKGGFGNVYKGYLRDGTVIAVKRLKDTNAIGGEIQFQTELEMISLAVHRNLLRLYGFCMTAKERLLVYPYMSNGSVASRLKAKPPLDWSTRKRIALGAGRGLLYLHEQCDPKIIHRDVKAANILLDDYCEAVVGDFGLAKLLDHHDSHITTAVRGTVGHIAPEYLSTGQSSEKTDVFGFGILILELISGQRALEFGKAANQKGAILDWVKKIQQEKKFDVLVGKELKNDYDPIEVEEMIQVALLCTQNLPSQRPKMSEVVRMLEGDGLAEKWEASQRAESNRCRANEFSSSERYSDLTDDSSLLAQAMELSGPR from the exons A TGCAAGCATTGGTGAGCATTAGAGAAGCTCTCAAGGATCCTCGCGGCGTTCTTCGAAATTGGGATGGAACTTCTGTTGATCCCTGCATCTGGAACATGGTTACTTGTTCTCTTGATGGCTTAGTCATTGGCCT GGGAACTCCAAGCCAGAATTTATCAGGCACTTTGTCACCAAGCATTGGAAACTTGACAAATCTCCAGCTTGT TACATTTCAGGATAATCATATAACAGGATCGATCCCCGCCGAGCTCGGGAGGCTCCAAAAGCTTCAAACACTTGATCTCTCCAGCAACTTGTTCAATGGAGAAATTCCCAGCACTCTATCACACCTGAAAAGCCTACAATACCT GCGGCTAAACAATAACACTCTCTCTGGGGCAATTCCTTCATCATTTGCTAATATGACCCAGCTGGCATTTCT GGACATGTCTTATAATAATTTGAGTGGTCCGGTCCCAAGGTTTCCTGCTAAAACATTCAA CGTTGTGGGAAACCCTCTGATATGTGCCACCGGAAAGGAGCAAGACTGCTCCGGCACGACACGACCGCCGCTATCTTTGCCCTCGAATAATTCAACAA ATTCTCAAGCCGCCGAGAGACCTAGGAGCCACAAAATCGCCTTAGCGTTTGCCTCGAGCCTTGGCTGCATCTGCCTTCTAATtcttggttttggtttccttcttTGGTGGAGGCAGAAACACAACAAGCAAATATTCTTAGATGTTACCG AACAACACCACGAAGAAGTTTGCCTTGGAAACCTGAGGTCGTTTCACTTCAGAGAACTTCAAGCAGCAACACACAACTTCAGCAGCAAAAACTTGGTTGGTAAGGGTGGTTTCGGGAATGTCTACAAAGGATATCTCCGAGATGGTACAGTAATAGCAGTCAAAAGGCTCAAGGACACGAATGCCATAGGTGGGGAAATCCAATTTCAGACCGAACTTGAGATGATCAGCCTCGCTGTGCACAGGAACCTCCTCCGGCTTTATGGTTTTTGCATGACAGCCAAAGAGAGGCTTTTGGTTTATCCTTACATGTCTAACGGAAGTGTTGCTTCACGTCTCAAAG CCAAGCCACCCCTGGATTGGAGTACAAGGAAAAGGATTGCATTGGGAGCTGGAAGGGGACTATTGTACTTGCATGAGCAGTGTGACCCCAAGATCATTCACCGTGATGTGAAGGCTGCGAATATTCTGCTAGATGATTACTGCGAGGCTGTTGTTGGAGATTTTGGGTTGGCAAAGCTGTTGGATCACCATGATTCACACATTACAACCGCTGTTAGGGGCACCGTGGGGCACATTGCCCCGGAGTACCTCTCAACAGGCCAGTCCTCTGAGAAGACTGATGTTTTCGGGTTTGGTATCCTCATACTCGAACTAATATCTGGACAAAGAGCTCTTGAGTTTGGGAAAGCAGCAAACCAGAAAGGGGCAATACTTGACTGG GTGAAGAAAATCCAACAGGAAAAGAAGTTTGATGTGCTGGTTGGCAAGGAACTGAAAAATGACTATGATCCAATAGAGGTCGAAGAAATGATTCAAGTAGCTCTCTTGTGCACTCAAAATCTTCCTAGCCAGAGACCAAAGATGTCTGAAGTGGTTCGAATGCTTGAAGGAGATGGACTTGCGGAGAAATGGGAGGCTTCTCAGAGAGCTGAATCTAATAGGTGCAGAGCCAATGAGTTTTCCTCCTCGGAACGGTACTCTGATCTTACCGATGACTCTTCATTGCTTGCACAAGCAATGGAGCTGTCTGGACCAAGATAA